From Mucilaginibacter inviolabilis, a single genomic window includes:
- a CDS encoding DMT family transporter has translation MAWIYIIIAAVFETAWTFSVKYFKLSDLKLLTWHNFYRVDVSFPLLAPLLGYILFGVCNVYFFSLAIKELSTATAYAIWTAATLVFIKIAEMAFFNKTITWTEAFFISLIMIGIMGLKFSVSHINQVP, from the coding sequence TTGGCCTGGATATACATCATCATAGCAGCAGTATTTGAAACCGCATGGACATTTTCGGTAAAGTACTTTAAATTAAGCGATCTTAAACTGCTTACCTGGCACAACTTTTACCGGGTTGATGTAAGCTTCCCTTTATTGGCGCCATTGCTGGGCTATATCCTGTTTGGAGTGTGTAACGTATATTTCTTCTCCCTGGCCATCAAAGAGCTCTCCACAGCCACCGCATATGCCATCTGGACCGCCGCCACGCTGGTATTCATCAAAATCGCCGAAATGGCCTTCTTCAACAAAACCATCACCTGGACCGAAGCTTTCTTCATCTCTCTCATCATGATAGGCATCATGGGGCTAAAATTCTCGGTATCGCATATTAATCAGGTACCTTAA
- a CDS encoding flavin monoamine oxidase family protein, translating into MANIKRRVFIKSTLLAGAGTVLGRQIIKAAEVSGTSTVDKPISASGKKVIVAGAGITGLCCAYELMKAGHEVVVLEASGRYGGHVFTGRDGLSDGLYADYGADHITKPGYERFFEYVEEFKLKAIPYPHAEGSEAAPDNHTLKMIDGKFYTPEMMKDPAVLAKFGFNEKEIKFLSENPMYALSDFYLKPYWSKFTDSYQPFGVGYDDYDQIAIAEIYKKEGASTGALKFLGGSTTNALYALWRSAIMKSRGIPPSEGDTYHLKDGNEQLPIAFAKRLGARVKLNHPVTAIKHDAAGVTVSYKAYGTAQILEMKADFLVNCITLPIFKNIPVSPPLSPAKQYVVNRMGYSSHPFYVFEASSRFWLDDGFKTINMEFEHPDISSIWEETNEVDTRRVILKAFGPGGISPERVLAAFRSVYPGKHDTIEQALTFDWTKDRFAPACEMQPFPIGTMRKFWPQVMLPEGRIYFAGTYADNMSRGMESCIRSAQRVAQEIGKV; encoded by the coding sequence ATGGCTAACATCAAACGAAGGGTATTTATCAAAAGCACTTTGCTGGCTGGTGCCGGTACTGTTTTAGGTCGGCAGATCATCAAGGCGGCAGAAGTAAGTGGTACAAGCACCGTAGATAAGCCCATATCAGCAAGCGGTAAAAAAGTTATTGTAGCAGGTGCGGGAATAACCGGCTTGTGCTGTGCTTACGAACTGATGAAGGCCGGGCACGAAGTAGTTGTACTGGAAGCCAGCGGCCGTTATGGCGGGCACGTATTTACCGGGCGCGATGGTTTGTCTGATGGTCTTTATGCCGACTATGGGGCCGATCATATCACCAAGCCGGGCTACGAGCGTTTTTTTGAATATGTGGAGGAGTTTAAACTTAAAGCTATCCCATATCCGCATGCCGAAGGCTCAGAGGCCGCGCCGGATAATCATACCCTGAAAATGATAGATGGCAAATTTTATACACCCGAAATGATGAAGGATCCTGCGGTGCTGGCCAAATTCGGGTTTAATGAAAAAGAGATCAAATTTCTTTCGGAAAATCCGATGTATGCGCTGAGCGATTTCTACCTGAAGCCATATTGGAGCAAGTTTACCGATTCCTACCAGCCCTTTGGTGTGGGTTATGATGATTATGACCAGATAGCCATAGCCGAGATCTATAAAAAAGAAGGTGCTTCGACAGGAGCGCTTAAGTTTTTAGGCGGAAGTACTACCAATGCCCTGTACGCGCTTTGGAGATCGGCTATCATGAAATCCCGCGGAATACCGCCATCAGAAGGAGATACTTATCACCTGAAGGATGGTAATGAGCAATTGCCCATCGCTTTTGCCAAACGCCTGGGTGCAAGGGTAAAACTCAACCATCCGGTTACGGCTATTAAACATGATGCCGCTGGTGTAACGGTATCATACAAAGCCTATGGTACTGCTCAAATTTTGGAAATGAAAGCCGATTTCCTGGTGAACTGTATCACGCTGCCGATTTTTAAAAATATCCCGGTTAGCCCGCCGTTGTCGCCGGCTAAGCAGTATGTGGTTAACCGCATGGGTTATTCTTCACATCCTTTTTATGTGTTTGAGGCCAGTTCCAGGTTCTGGCTCGATGACGGGTTTAAAACCATCAATATGGAGTTTGAACACCCGGATATTTCATCGATATGGGAAGAAACCAACGAGGTAGATACCCGGCGGGTGATCCTGAAAGCTTTTGGTCCGGGTGGTATTTCGCCCGAACGTGTACTGGCTGCTTTTCGCTCTGTCTATCCGGGTAAACATGATACGATAGAGCAGGCCCTGACTTTCGACTGGACAAAGGACCGCTTTGCCCCGGCTTGCGAAATGCAGCCTTTCCCGATAGGTACCATGCGTAAATTTTGGCCGCAGGTGATGCTGCCTGAGGGGCGTATTTATTTCGCGGGTACTTACGCCGATAATATGAGCCGGGGGATGGAATCATGTATCCGCTCGGCACAGCGGGTAGCGCAGGAGATTGGCAAGGTGTGA
- a CDS encoding MFS transporter, with the protein MTGTAISKGHQTKSPFIFIVGTTSLAFVVSQLDVSIVNIALPQISASFKADISELQWIVDAYTIAFAVLMLSAGGMSDLLGSKRLFQFGLLVFGIASAGCGFAWNPFSLIAFRVLQGVGAAAMIPSSLSILNQSFAHEPTQRSKAVAWWTAAGGVSIAAGPILGGLLMHVSNWRMIFFVNVPICLIGILLSIKLTESEKHTNKGFDIPGQFTWMLALTALIAAIIELHHLGFNNPIIYGALIFSAVMFIIFLRIEQKAKSPILPLDLFKSPVFNVLVLQGIVLNATYYGTVFVLSLYLQNVLGYPSLTAGMAFLPLTAGFIISNLISARLMAKYGTRVPIITGLTIGAIGYAGLLIAHAHTPYWQLFFPFIIIPLGMGLAVPAMTTGILSTVAKTRSGTASAVLNTTRQAAGAMGVAVFGAMTNGGPGAIVHAITISSLISAAAIVCILLLIYRYLKISK; encoded by the coding sequence ATGACAGGGACGGCGATAAGCAAAGGACACCAAACAAAATCACCCTTTATTTTTATAGTAGGCACTACCAGTCTGGCCTTTGTGGTATCACAACTGGACGTATCCATTGTGAACATTGCGCTGCCGCAAATATCTGCCTCATTCAAGGCTGATATCAGCGAGCTGCAGTGGATTGTTGACGCCTATACCATCGCCTTTGCGGTGCTGATGCTTTCGGCAGGTGGCATGAGCGACCTGCTGGGCTCAAAACGACTTTTTCAGTTTGGCTTACTGGTATTTGGCATCGCCTCGGCAGGTTGTGGCTTTGCTTGGAACCCGTTTAGTTTGATCGCCTTCCGGGTGTTGCAGGGTGTTGGGGCGGCAGCCATGATCCCCAGCTCGCTATCTATCTTAAACCAAAGTTTTGCTCATGAACCTACCCAACGAAGCAAGGCTGTAGCCTGGTGGACAGCCGCCGGCGGTGTATCCATAGCCGCAGGCCCCATCCTGGGTGGTCTGCTGATGCATGTGAGCAACTGGCGGATGATATTCTTTGTAAACGTCCCTATTTGCCTGATCGGCATCCTGCTCAGTATCAAGCTTACCGAAAGTGAAAAACACACCAATAAAGGCTTCGATATTCCCGGTCAGTTTACCTGGATGCTGGCCCTTACAGCGCTTATCGCCGCCATTATTGAACTGCACCACCTCGGGTTTAACAATCCCATCATATACGGCGCGTTGATATTCAGCGCCGTCATGTTCATCATTTTTCTGCGGATAGAACAAAAAGCCAAATCCCCGATCCTGCCGCTTGATCTGTTTAAGTCGCCGGTTTTTAATGTGCTGGTACTGCAAGGCATTGTATTGAATGCCACCTATTACGGAACCGTTTTTGTACTGAGCCTATACCTGCAAAATGTGCTTGGCTATCCTTCGCTTACCGCGGGCATGGCCTTTTTGCCGCTTACTGCCGGATTTATCATCTCTAACCTCATCAGTGCCAGGCTCATGGCTAAATATGGTACGCGCGTACCCATCATCACCGGGCTCACTATTGGAGCTATCGGTTATGCGGGGCTGCTCATCGCTCACGCCCATACACCCTACTGGCAACTGTTTTTTCCCTTTATTATTATTCCCCTGGGTATGGGGCTTGCTGTACCAGCCATGACAACAGGCATCCTATCCACCGTGGCCAAAACCCGCTCGGGTACCGCATCAGCCGTATTAAACACTACACGCCAGGCCGCAGGTGCTATGGGGGTAGCTGTATTTGGTGCCATGACCAATGGAGGTCCCGGGGCTATAGTACATGCCATCACCATAAGCTCCCTTATTTCGGCAGCTGCTATTGTTTGTATCCTTTTGTTGATTTACCGGTATCTGAAGATAAGTAAATAG
- a CDS encoding metallophosphoesterase — protein MKRREFVKNATLTALGTSLIGPLEAFADEKITHLGSDDVSPRAALADEFKLHFLAVGDWGRNGEYDQAEVAKQMGQWATTHPNDFVISVGDNFYPKGIISEMDPQIHYSFENIYTAHSLQCDWYPVLGNHDYLTDPDAQIRYSKVSRRWNMPARYYSKEVSLGKEKGSALLVMIDTDPMLHEHLKDYVTTQMDWLRKTLKEASADVKWKIVIGHHPYYTVGPRIANFDTLTVRKILPQIFEEHKVDVYLSGHDHSLQHLKPEGFTHQFISGAGSELTPVTAGIPYSKFQASEHGFMAFSVNANKFNVKAINQVGKVIYETELTK, from the coding sequence ATGAAACGCAGAGAATTTGTAAAAAACGCTACGCTTACTGCTCTTGGAACATCATTAATTGGTCCTTTAGAGGCTTTTGCTGATGAAAAGATTACGCACCTGGGCAGTGATGATGTATCGCCCAGGGCAGCCCTGGCCGATGAATTTAAGCTGCACTTTTTGGCAGTTGGCGATTGGGGGCGTAACGGTGAATATGATCAGGCCGAAGTTGCTAAACAAATGGGGCAGTGGGCCACCACGCATCCCAATGATTTTGTGATATCGGTAGGGGATAATTTTTATCCTAAAGGCATCATCAGCGAAATGGATCCGCAGATACATTACTCTTTTGAAAATATCTATACCGCGCATTCTTTACAGTGCGACTGGTACCCGGTTTTAGGCAATCATGATTACCTGACCGATCCCGACGCGCAGATTCGTTACAGCAAGGTAAGCCGCCGGTGGAACATGCCGGCGCGCTATTATTCTAAAGAAGTTTCGCTGGGTAAAGAAAAGGGCAGTGCTCTGTTGGTGATGATTGATACCGACCCCATGCTGCATGAGCATTTGAAAGATTACGTAACCACACAAATGGACTGGCTACGTAAAACCTTGAAAGAAGCATCAGCCGATGTGAAATGGAAAATAGTGATTGGGCATCATCCGTATTATACGGTTGGTCCGCGTATCGCCAACTTTGATACTTTAACTGTACGAAAAATATTACCGCAGATATTTGAAGAGCACAAGGTTGACGTTTATCTCTCGGGTCACGACCATTCCCTGCAACACCTGAAACCAGAAGGTTTTACACATCAGTTTATTTCGGGCGCAGGTTCGGAGCTGACTCCGGTAACCGCTGGCATCCCGTACAGCAAGTTCCAGGCTTCGGAGCATGGTTTTATGGCTTTTTCGGTAAATGCCAATAAGTTTAATGTAAAAGCCATTAACCAGGTAGGTAAGGTGATCTACGAAACGGAATTGACGAAGTAG
- a CDS encoding sterol desaturase family protein, whose amino-acid sequence MPQEKLLTITTTILVLWVIFIITWERVSPYRKGLKFFREGFWIDLVWYTLIQSYFLKILIFDYIIAPIQHHLDWSSFQFVAHWPIAVQVLFFLVTHDLYIYLFHRLQHRSKFLWRTHEAHHSGKEVDFLSGSRSHIIEIIINQTIEFAPIILLGADPAVIPIKALLDAMFGMFIHANVNVKLGKLKYILNTPELHLWHHANYIEVFHANFATKFSIWDHLFGSAYDPGHPPGNERENWGLGYEYPRDYFMQHAFSVKRFDEKKLLKYKWFERYYNLRPAILSLLLSPWQKHYSKADALPPSATIDTTITTHPQEEILQ is encoded by the coding sequence ATGCCACAGGAAAAACTACTTACCATTACCACTACGATACTGGTTTTGTGGGTAATATTCATTATTACCTGGGAACGGGTATCGCCATACCGTAAAGGGCTAAAATTTTTCAGAGAAGGTTTCTGGATCGATTTGGTATGGTATACGCTCATTCAAAGCTATTTTTTAAAGATCCTGATATTTGATTATATCATCGCCCCTATTCAGCACCATTTGGATTGGTCGTCCTTTCAGTTTGTAGCCCATTGGCCAATCGCTGTGCAGGTATTGTTTTTCCTGGTGACGCACGACTTGTATATCTATCTGTTTCATCGCTTACAGCATCGCAGCAAGTTTCTTTGGCGTACCCATGAGGCACACCACTCAGGCAAAGAGGTCGACTTTTTATCCGGCTCGCGCTCGCATATCATCGAAATTATCATTAACCAAACCATTGAGTTTGCACCCATTATTTTATTAGGTGCTGATCCGGCTGTAATACCCATCAAGGCCCTATTGGATGCCATGTTTGGCATGTTTATACACGCCAATGTGAACGTAAAACTGGGCAAGCTCAAATACATCCTCAACACACCCGAGCTGCATTTGTGGCACCATGCCAACTACATCGAAGTTTTCCATGCCAATTTTGCTACCAAATTTTCGATATGGGATCACCTGTTTGGCAGCGCTTACGATCCGGGACATCCGCCTGGCAATGAACGCGAAAACTGGGGACTGGGTTACGAATACCCCAGAGATTATTTTATGCAGCACGCCTTTTCGGTGAAACGTTTCGACGAAAAAAAGCTACTGAAATATAAATGGTTTGAACGTTACTATAATTTACGCCCGGCTATTTTATCTTTGTTGTTATCACCATGGCAAAAACATTATTCAAAAGCAGATGCTTTACCCCCATCTGCAACCATAGATACAACCATAACCACTCACCCGCAAGAGGAAATTTTGCAATAA